The following proteins are co-located in the Wenzhouxiangella marina genome:
- the fusA gene encoding elongation factor G — MSDLSLYRNIGIFAHVDAGKTTSTERILKLTGKIHRTGEVHDGAATTDFMEQEQERGITIQSAATTCFWKGHRLNIIDTPGHVDFTVEVYRSLKVLDGGVGVFCGSGGVEPQSETNWRYANDSEVSRIIFVNKLDRIGANFYRVVEQVKNVLGANPLVMVLPIGTESEFKGVVDLLTRKAWIWDDSGQPENYEITDVPADMVDDVEKYRQELIETAVEMDDDVMMAYMEGEEPSMEDIKRCIREGTRTLKFFPTYCGSAFKNKGVQLILDAVVDYLPSPTEVDPQDLTDEEGNPTGEVAKVSVDEPFRALAFKIMDDRFGALTFVRVYSGKISKGDTILNSATGKTERVGRMVEMHANERNEIESAQAGDIFACVGLKNVQTGHTLCDPKHPCTLEAMVFPEPVISIAVAPKDKAGSEKMGVAIGKMIAEDPSFRVETDPDSGETILKGMGELHLDIKVDILKRTYGVELIVGEPQVAYRETITKPVEDSYTHKKQSGGSGQFGKIDYRIRPGEPGSGFKFESTVVGGNVPKEFFPAIEKGFKLMMDQGPLAGFPVLDVEIELFDGAFHAVDSSAIAFELAAKGAFRQSMGKAGPQLIEPIMKVDVFTPEDNIGDVIGDLNRRRAMIKDQEPGPTGVRIKAEAPLSEMFGYIGHLRTITSGRGQFSMEFSHYLPCPQQIAEKVIEAEKERKAAKAG; from the coding sequence ATGAGTGACCTCTCTCTCTACCGAAATATCGGCATCTTCGCGCACGTTGACGCGGGCAAGACCACCTCGACGGAGCGCATCCTGAAACTGACCGGGAAGATCCACCGGACCGGTGAGGTGCATGACGGTGCTGCAACCACCGATTTCATGGAGCAGGAACAGGAGCGCGGTATCACGATTCAGTCCGCCGCCACGACCTGTTTCTGGAAGGGTCACCGCCTGAACATCATCGACACCCCGGGACACGTCGACTTCACCGTCGAGGTGTATCGCTCCCTGAAGGTGCTCGATGGCGGCGTGGGCGTGTTCTGTGGTTCCGGCGGTGTCGAGCCCCAGTCCGAAACCAACTGGCGCTATGCCAACGATTCCGAAGTCTCGCGCATCATCTTCGTCAACAAGCTTGACCGCATCGGCGCCAACTTCTACCGCGTCGTCGAGCAGGTCAAGAACGTGCTGGGCGCGAACCCGCTGGTCATGGTGCTGCCGATCGGCACGGAAAGCGAGTTCAAGGGCGTGGTCGATCTGCTGACCCGCAAGGCCTGGATCTGGGATGACTCCGGTCAGCCCGAGAACTACGAAATCACCGATGTCCCGGCCGACATGGTCGACGACGTCGAGAAGTATCGCCAGGAGCTGATCGAGACCGCGGTCGAAATGGACGATGACGTGATGATGGCCTACATGGAAGGCGAGGAGCCGTCCATGGAAGACATCAAGCGCTGCATCCGCGAAGGCACCCGCACCCTGAAGTTCTTCCCGACCTACTGCGGTTCGGCGTTCAAGAACAAGGGCGTGCAGCTGATCCTCGACGCCGTCGTCGACTACCTGCCGAGCCCGACCGAAGTCGATCCGCAGGACCTGACCGACGAAGAAGGCAACCCGACCGGTGAAGTAGCGAAGGTCTCCGTCGACGAGCCGTTCCGCGCGCTGGCGTTCAAGATCATGGATGACCGTTTCGGTGCCCTGACCTTCGTGCGCGTCTACTCGGGCAAGATCAGCAAGGGCGACACGATCCTGAACTCCGCGACCGGCAAGACCGAGCGCGTGGGTCGAATGGTGGAAATGCACGCCAACGAGCGTAACGAGATCGAAAGCGCTCAGGCCGGTGACATCTTCGCCTGCGTGGGTCTGAAGAACGTGCAGACGGGCCACACCCTGTGCGATCCGAAGCACCCCTGCACCCTGGAAGCCATGGTCTTCCCGGAGCCGGTGATCTCGATCGCCGTGGCGCCGAAGGACAAGGCCGGCAGCGAGAAGATGGGCGTGGCCATCGGCAAGATGATCGCCGAGGATCCGTCCTTCCGCGTCGAGACCGACCCGGACTCCGGCGAGACCATCCTCAAGGGCATGGGCGAGCTGCACCTGGACATCAAGGTCGACATCCTGAAGCGCACCTACGGCGTCGAGCTGATCGTGGGTGAGCCGCAGGTGGCCTACCGCGAAACGATCACCAAGCCGGTGGAAGACAGCTACACCCACAAGAAGCAGTCCGGTGGTTCCGGTCAGTTCGGCAAGATCGACTACCGCATCCGTCCGGGCGAGCCGGGTAGCGGCTTCAAGTTCGAGTCGACGGTCGTCGGCGGCAACGTGCCGAAGGAGTTCTTCCCGGCCATCGAGAAGGGCTTCAAGCTCATGATGGATCAGGGTCCGCTGGCGGGCTTCCCGGTGCTGGACGTCGAGATCGAGCTGTTCGACGGTGCCTTCCACGCCGTCGACTCCTCGGCCATCGCCTTCGAACTGGCCGCGAAGGGCGCCTTCCGCCAGTCCATGGGCAAGGCCGGTCCGCAGCTGATCGAGCCGATCATGAAGGTCGACGTGTTCACGCCGGAAGACAACATCGGTGACGTCATCGGTGACCTCAACCGTCGTCGCGCGATGATCAAGGACCAGGAGCCCGGCCCGACCGGTGTCCGCATCAAGGCCGAAGCGCCGCTGTCCGAAATGTTCGGCTACATCGGTCACCTGCGCACCATCACCTCGGGTCGTGGTCAGTTCTCCATGGAGTTCTCCCACTACCTGCCGTGCCCGCAGCAGATCGCCGAGAAGGTGATCGAAGCGGAGAAGGAGCGCAAGGCAGCGAAAGCCGGCTAA